A DNA window from Brenneria izadpanahii contains the following coding sequences:
- the rne gene encoding ribonuclease E, translating into MKRMLINATQQEELRVALVDGQRLYDLDIESPGHEQKKANIYKGKITRIEPSLEAAFVDYGAERHGFLPLKEIAREYFPSNYSSHGRPNIKDVLREGQEVIVQVDKEERGNKGAALTTFISLAGSYLVLMPNNPRAGGISRRIEGDDRTELKEALGSLQLPDGMGLIVRTAGVGKSAEALQWDLAFRLKHWEAIKKAAEGRPAPFLIHQESNVIVRAFRDYLRPDIGEILIDNPKIVELAKEHISALGRPDFNSKIKLYSGEIPLFSHYQIESQIESAFQREVRLPSGGSIVIDTTEALTAIDINSARATRGGDIEETAFNTNLEAADEIARQLRLRDLGGLIVIDFIDMTPVRHQREVENRLRDSVRQDRARIQIGRISRFGLLEMSRQRLSPSLGESSHHVCPRCGGTGTVRDNESLSLSILRLIEEEALKENTKEVHAIVPVQIASYLLNEKRESVNAIEKRQGGVRAVIVPHDGMQTPHYSVVRVRKGEEKPTLSYLLPQLLETEAQQLQEEQVAERKQPEQPALAAFTMPSMPAEDKALAVEKSAPSAVSPVAPAQPGLVSRLLGVLKGIFASEPASAVAETADEKKTESAAASEGQRQERRNTRRQSNNRRDRNTREEQRRNKRQNAEAAPEARAAEEPEKAAIDEQPRREPRAERQRRRQDDKRQSQQEAKAQNTVVAEAEEVAAEQEKPAQVMPRRQRRQLTQKVRIQSENAPAEAAEPAATAVTTESVAPQIKPVDEAAIAVADANETESTQAADANKGANTENNGMPRRSRRSPRHLRVSGQRRRRYRDERYPSQSPMPLEYAAASPEMASGKVWINYPVAQYQSLEQLEEQQQAENNASVATPHLPTIVETAAPVIAASVQETPAVIEDEPGKAATAVEAGQPVQKTAPEAVTDDIVETQTDADDIPPILVDDKAYGESDEAVVESNEHVAERDEAVVESNERVTKHDEAVVESNESVAEHDEAVVESNEHVAERDEAVVESNEHVAERDEAAVESNERVAERDEAVVESNESVAERDEAVVEIDESVAERDEIVEESVKIPAETAPQPADVAPVAPAEKPVISVKPAEAETAQPRYKFHATAPMTKAPAPDYQPEPARQSDWKRPEYQFNGKGSAGGHAAVNQATAPATKPTPINE; encoded by the coding sequence ATGAAGAGAATGTTGATTAACGCGACTCAACAGGAAGAGTTGCGTGTTGCCTTGGTTGATGGTCAACGGCTGTATGATTTGGATATCGAAAGTCCTGGTCATGAGCAGAAGAAAGCAAATATCTACAAAGGTAAAATCACGCGTATTGAACCCAGTCTTGAAGCCGCTTTTGTTGATTATGGCGCAGAAAGGCATGGTTTTCTCCCTCTCAAAGAAATCGCTCGCGAATACTTCCCCAGCAACTATTCCTCTCATGGCCGTCCCAACATCAAAGATGTCTTGCGCGAAGGACAGGAAGTCATTGTTCAGGTAGATAAAGAAGAGCGAGGCAACAAAGGCGCGGCGCTGACAACGTTTATCAGTCTGGCCGGCAGTTATCTGGTATTGATGCCAAACAACCCCCGCGCCGGCGGTATCTCACGCCGAATTGAGGGCGACGATCGAACGGAACTGAAAGAAGCGTTAGGTTCTTTACAGTTGCCCGATGGTATGGGGCTTATCGTTCGTACCGCAGGGGTCGGCAAATCCGCCGAAGCATTGCAATGGGATTTGGCTTTCCGTCTGAAGCACTGGGAAGCTATCAAGAAAGCGGCTGAAGGCCGTCCCGCGCCTTTTTTGATCCATCAGGAAAGCAACGTTATTGTTCGCGCCTTCCGTGATTATTTACGCCCGGATATCGGTGAAATCCTGATCGACAACCCTAAAATCGTCGAACTGGCAAAAGAGCATATCTCCGCGCTCGGCCGCCCGGACTTCAATAGCAAAATCAAACTTTACAGCGGCGAGATCCCGCTGTTCAGCCATTATCAGATTGAATCCCAGATTGAATCGGCGTTCCAGCGTGAAGTGCGTCTGCCTTCCGGCGGTTCTATCGTCATTGATACCACGGAAGCCTTGACCGCGATTGATATCAACTCCGCCCGCGCTACCCGCGGCGGCGATATTGAAGAGACCGCGTTCAACACTAACCTGGAAGCCGCCGATGAAATCGCCCGCCAGTTACGACTGCGCGACCTGGGCGGTCTGATCGTCATCGATTTTATCGACATGACGCCGGTTCGCCACCAGCGAGAAGTGGAAAATCGTCTGCGGGACTCTGTCCGCCAGGATCGGGCCCGTATTCAGATCGGCCGCATTTCTCGCTTTGGTCTGTTGGAAATGTCCCGCCAGCGCCTTAGCCCGTCGTTGGGAGAATCGAGCCATCATGTCTGCCCACGCTGCGGCGGCACCGGCACCGTGCGCGACAACGAGTCCCTTTCCCTGTCTATTCTGCGTCTTATCGAAGAAGAGGCGCTGAAAGAAAACACCAAAGAAGTACATGCCATCGTTCCCGTACAAATCGCATCCTATTTGCTGAACGAGAAACGTGAATCGGTCAATGCGATTGAGAAACGTCAAGGGGGAGTTCGAGCCGTTATCGTCCCGCATGATGGCATGCAAACGCCGCACTACTCCGTCGTACGCGTGCGCAAAGGGGAAGAAAAGCCGACCCTCAGCTATCTGCTGCCGCAACTGCTGGAAACCGAAGCCCAACAATTGCAGGAAGAACAGGTTGCCGAACGTAAACAGCCGGAGCAGCCAGCATTAGCCGCCTTCACCATGCCTAGCATGCCGGCGGAAGATAAAGCACTGGCGGTGGAAAAATCGGCCCCATCGGCGGTTTCGCCAGTCGCGCCGGCTCAGCCAGGGCTTGTTAGCCGCTTGCTGGGCGTGCTGAAAGGTATTTTCGCATCCGAACCCGCTAGCGCGGTAGCAGAGACGGCGGATGAGAAGAAAACCGAATCGGCCGCGGCCAGCGAAGGCCAGCGTCAGGAACGTCGTAATACACGCCGTCAGAGCAACAACCGCCGCGATCGCAATACGCGTGAAGAGCAACGCCGGAATAAACGTCAGAATGCTGAAGCGGCGCCTGAAGCCCGCGCGGCGGAAGAGCCAGAAAAAGCCGCTATTGACGAGCAACCGCGCCGCGAACCGCGTGCGGAGCGTCAGCGTCGCCGTCAGGATGATAAACGTCAGTCCCAACAGGAAGCGAAAGCGCAAAATACCGTTGTAGCCGAAGCGGAAGAAGTCGCCGCCGAACAGGAAAAACCGGCTCAGGTCATGCCGCGCCGTCAGCGTCGCCAATTGACGCAGAAGGTACGGATTCAATCCGAAAACGCGCCGGCTGAAGCTGCCGAACCGGCAGCGACGGCGGTAACGACGGAAAGCGTAGCGCCGCAAATCAAGCCCGTTGATGAAGCCGCGATTGCCGTTGCCGACGCTAACGAAACGGAAAGTACGCAGGCCGCTGACGCCAACAAAGGGGCGAATACGGAAAATAACGGTATGCCGCGTCGTTCCCGCCGCTCACCGCGTCATCTGCGCGTTAGCGGTCAACGCCGCCGCCGTTACCGTGATGAGCGGTATCCGTCTCAGTCGCCAATGCCGCTGGAATATGCTGCCGCTTCTCCGGAAATGGCGTCAGGCAAAGTGTGGATAAACTATCCCGTTGCTCAATACCAATCGCTGGAACAGCTTGAAGAACAGCAGCAGGCGGAAAATAACGCGTCTGTAGCCACGCCTCATCTGCCGACCATCGTGGAAACAGCGGCTCCGGTTATCGCGGCTTCAGTTCAGGAAACGCCGGCGGTAATAGAAGATGAGCCGGGCAAAGCGGCGACTGCCGTTGAAGCTGGGCAACCAGTACAGAAAACCGCGCCCGAAGCAGTCACGGATGACATTGTCGAAACGCAAACCGATGCCGACGATATTCCGCCGATACTGGTTGATGACAAGGCTTACGGAGAAAGCGATGAAGCTGTCGTAGAAAGCAACGAGCACGTTGCAGAACGCGATGAGGCCGTCGTGGAAAGCAATGAACGCGTTACAAAACACGATGAAGCCGTCGTGGAAAGCAATGAAAGCGTTGCAGAGCACGATGAAGCCGTCGTGGAAAGCAACGAGCACGTTGCAGAACGCGATGAAGCCGTCGTGGAAAGCAACGAGCACGTTGCAGAACGCGATGAAGCCGCCGTGGAAAGCAATGAGCGCGTTGCAGAACGCGATGAAGCTGTCGTGGAAAGCAATGAGAGCGTTGCGGAACGCGATGAAGCTGTCGTGGAAATCGACGAGAGCGTTGCAGAACGCGATGAAATCGTCGAGGAAAGCGTGAAAATCCCCGCAGAAACCGCACCTCAGCCGGCAGATGTCGCACCGGTTGCGCCAGCGGAAAAACCGGTGATTTCGGTTAAACCGGCAGAAGCGGAGACAGCACAACCGCGTTATAAGTTTCACGCAACCGCGCCGATGACCAAAGCGCCAGCGCCGGATTATCAACCGGAACCGGCTCGTCAGAGCGACTGGAAGCGTCCTGAGTATCAGTTCAACGGCAAAGGTTCAGCCGGAGGCCATGCCGCAGTTAACCAGGCTACAGCGCCTGCAACCAAGCCAACGCCGATTAATGAATAA
- a CDS encoding putative quinol monooxygenase yields the protein MEIRIVASLQAKAEFIDDVTAAVKQAVAPSRQETGNLQYDLHEEIDKPGAFVFFERWKNQTALTEHEQSAHFKRLIADLEGKTESSSIKLLKFLG from the coding sequence ATGGAAATTCGTATCGTTGCCAGCTTACAGGCTAAAGCTGAATTTATTGACGATGTTACCGCAGCGGTGAAACAGGCTGTGGCGCCCAGCCGTCAGGAAACGGGTAATCTGCAATATGATTTGCATGAAGAAATCGACAAGCCCGGCGCGTTTGTCTTCTTTGAACGTTGGAAGAATCAGACTGCGCTGACAGAGCATGAACAATCAGCCCATTTCAAGCGTCTGATCGCTGATTTGGAAGGGAAAACCGAATCATCAAGCATAAAATTGCTGAAATTTCTGGGCTGA
- the rluC gene encoding 23S rRNA pseudouridine(955/2504/2580) synthase RluC, with protein sequence MKTENPAVQFVTISADEAGQRIDNFLHARLKGVPKSMVYRILRKGEVRVNKKRVKPEYKLLDGDEIRIPPVRQAERDAPPVSASLGKVAALAECIIYEDDHILVLNKPSGTAVHGGSGLSFGVIEGLRALRPEARFLELVHRLDRDTSGVLLVAKKRSALRALHEQLRLKGMQKDYLALVRGNWPSHCKSVQAPLLKNILQSGERIVRVSSEGKPSETRFKVEERFEAATLVRASPVTGRTHQIRVHTLHAGHPIAFDDRYGDRDFDSQLAETGLKRLFLHAQALRFEHPNTGETLRIEAPLDEQLRHCLKMLRKAKG encoded by the coding sequence ATGAAAACAGAGAATCCAGCAGTACAGTTTGTGACAATATCCGCCGATGAGGCCGGACAACGTATCGATAATTTTTTGCATGCCCGGTTAAAAGGCGTGCCTAAGAGCATGGTTTACCGCATCTTGCGCAAAGGTGAGGTAAGGGTAAATAAAAAGCGGGTAAAGCCGGAATATAAGTTACTCGACGGGGATGAGATCCGTATCCCGCCGGTGCGGCAGGCCGAGCGCGATGCTCCGCCTGTTTCCGCCAGTCTTGGCAAAGTCGCGGCGCTGGCTGAATGCATTATTTATGAAGACGATCATATCCTGGTGCTGAATAAACCTTCCGGTACGGCGGTTCACGGCGGCAGCGGGCTGAGCTTCGGCGTTATCGAGGGCCTGCGCGCGCTGCGCCCGGAGGCCCGTTTCCTGGAGCTGGTTCATCGCCTCGATCGTGATACGTCGGGCGTTTTGCTGGTGGCCAAGAAACGCTCTGCGCTGCGTGCCTTGCATGAGCAGTTACGTCTCAAGGGGATGCAGAAAGATTATCTGGCGCTGGTGCGGGGCAACTGGCCGTCGCATTGCAAAAGCGTACAGGCTCCGTTGTTGAAGAATATTCTGCAAAGCGGCGAGCGTATTGTCCGGGTGAGCAGCGAAGGCAAGCCTTCGGAAACGCGTTTTAAGGTGGAAGAGCGCTTTGAAGCGGCGACGCTGGTTCGCGCCAGTCCGGTAACGGGCAGAACCCATCAGATCCGCGTACATACGTTGCACGCCGGTCATCCGATCGCCTTTGACGACCGCTATGGCGACCGCGATTTTGATAGCCAACTGGCCGAAACCGGGCTGAAACGTCTGTTTCTGCATGCGCAGGCGTTGCGTTTTGAGCATCCCAATACGGGTGAAACGCTGCGGATTGAAGCGCCGTTGGATGAGCAACTTCGCCACTGTCTGAAAATGCTTCGTAAAGCGAAAGGATAG
- the yceD gene encoding 23S rRNA accumulation protein YceD, producing MQKVKLPLTLDAVRTAQKRLDYIGVYTPEQVVRVAESVVSVDSDVQASLSFNIDNQRLAVINGSADVTVTLMCQRCGKPFEHQVHAAFCFSPVINDEQAEALPEAYEPIEVDEFGEVDLLAMVEDEIILTLPIAPVHDSEHCEVSEADMVFGKLPEEAEKPNPFAVLASLKRK from the coding sequence ATGCAAAAGGTAAAATTACCCCTAACCCTTGATGCGGTCCGCACTGCTCAAAAGCGTTTAGATTACATTGGTGTTTATACGCCAGAGCAGGTAGTGCGTGTTGCCGAATCAGTGGTGAGTGTGGACAGTGATGTTCAGGCTTCTTTGTCTTTCAATATCGATAATCAGCGCCTGGCGGTGATTAATGGCAGCGCGGATGTTACGGTCACATTAATGTGCCAGCGCTGTGGAAAGCCATTTGAACATCAGGTTCATGCGGCGTTTTGTTTTAGCCCGGTCATCAATGATGAACAGGCCGAAGCTTTACCGGAAGCGTACGAGCCGATCGAGGTTGATGAGTTTGGCGAAGTCGATCTGCTGGCAATGGTTGAAGATGAAATCATCCTGACTTTGCCTATCGCCCCGGTACATGATTCTGAACACTGTGAAGTGTCCGAAGCGGACATGGTGTTCGGCAAATTGCCTGAAGAGGCAGAAAAACCGAACCCGTTTGCCGTATTAGCCAGTTTAAAGCGTAAGTAA
- the rpmF gene encoding 50S ribosomal protein L32: protein MAVQQNKPTRSKRGMRRSHDALTTSSVSVDKVSGETHLRHHITADGYYRGRKVIAK, encoded by the coding sequence ATGGCCGTACAACAGAATAAACCCACTCGTTCCAAACGTGGTATGCGTCGTTCTCACGATGCGCTGACCACGTCTTCCGTATCCGTAGATAAAGTTTCTGGCGAAACTCACCTGCGTCACCACATCACTGCGGACGGTTACTACCGCGGTCGCAAGGTTATTGCCAAGTAA
- a CDS encoding Maf family protein has protein sequence MYQIVLASTSPYRKSLLEKLDLPFICASPDIDETPAPGEDAPSLVARLAESKARALAVQYPNHLIIGADQVCVLNNAITGKPHNKANAVRQLRQASGQCVTFFTGLALFNSASQRLQRLVEPFDVHFRSLTQEEIEGYLEKEQPWNCAGSFKCEGLGITLFDKLSGRDPNTLIGLPLIALADMLRAEQVNPLITQ, from the coding sequence ATGTATCAGATCGTTCTCGCTTCAACATCCCCCTACCGCAAATCTCTGCTGGAAAAACTCGACCTGCCTTTTATTTGCGCCTCCCCAGATATAGATGAAACGCCCGCCCCCGGCGAAGATGCGCCGTCGTTAGTGGCGAGGCTGGCTGAAAGCAAGGCGCGCGCATTGGCGGTGCAGTACCCCAATCATCTTATTATAGGCGCCGATCAGGTTTGCGTATTGAACAACGCCATTACCGGGAAGCCGCATAACAAAGCGAACGCCGTGCGGCAATTGCGGCAGGCAAGCGGACAGTGCGTCACTTTTTTTACCGGATTAGCGCTGTTTAATAGCGCCTCTCAGCGGCTACAGCGCCTCGTTGAGCCGTTTGACGTCCATTTCCGCTCCCTGACGCAGGAGGAGATTGAGGGTTATCTGGAAAAGGAACAGCCCTGGAACTGCGCCGGCAGTTTTAAATGTGAAGGGTTGGGAATTACACTATTCGATAAACTGTCCGGGCGCGATCCCAATACGCTTATCGGCCTGCCTTTAATTGCTTTGGCGGATATGCTGCGCGCGGAACAGGTTAATCCGCTGATAACGCAATGA
- the pyrC gene encoding dihydroorotase, with translation MTALPDMLKIRRPDDWHLHLRDDQMLKTVLPYTSRFFGRAIIMPNLTPPVTSVASAIAYRQRILAAIPEGDSFQPLMTCYLTDSLDAAEIVSGFEQGVFTAAKLYPANATTNSSHGVTDIANIHPVLEKMQEIGMPLLVHGEVTAPEIDIFDREARFIELVMEPLRKDFPELKVVFEHITTKEAAQYIVSGNEYLAATITPQHLMFNRNHMLVGGVRPHLYCLPILKRNIHQQALRDAVASGCNRLFLGTDSAPHVKHRKESSCGCAGVFNAQAALSAYATVFDEINALDKLEAFCSLNGPRFYGLPVNEDWVELRREPITLPEEISTGSEALVPFLAGQSLNWSVR, from the coding sequence ATGACCGCACTGCCAGACATGCTGAAAATCCGCCGCCCTGACGATTGGCACCTTCATTTACGTGATGATCAGATGCTCAAAACCGTTCTTCCGTACACCAGCCGCTTTTTTGGCCGAGCCATCATCATGCCCAATCTGACACCGCCGGTCACCAGCGTGGCAAGCGCTATCGCTTATCGTCAGCGCATTCTGGCCGCCATCCCCGAAGGCGATAGTTTTCAACCGTTGATGACTTGTTATCTGACCGATTCGCTGGATGCCGCGGAGATTGTCAGCGGCTTTGAGCAGGGCGTTTTTACCGCAGCAAAATTATACCCGGCGAATGCGACGACCAACTCCAGTCATGGCGTAACGGATATTGCCAACATCCATCCCGTTCTGGAAAAAATGCAAGAAATAGGGATGCCGTTGCTGGTACATGGCGAAGTGACCGCTCCTGAAATCGACATTTTCGATCGGGAAGCCCGATTTATTGAATTGGTGATGGAGCCATTACGCAAGGACTTCCCCGAACTGAAAGTCGTATTCGAGCACATTACGACTAAAGAGGCCGCGCAGTACATTGTATCAGGTAATGAGTATCTTGCCGCCACCATTACCCCACAACATTTAATGTTTAACCGCAATCACATGCTGGTTGGCGGAGTTCGGCCGCATCTATACTGCCTGCCCATTCTTAAAAGAAACATTCACCAGCAGGCGCTGCGGGATGCCGTCGCCAGTGGCTGCAACCGGCTTTTCCTCGGCACTGACTCTGCTCCTCATGTTAAACACAGGAAAGAATCCAGTTGCGGCTGCGCCGGCGTATTCAATGCCCAAGCGGCCTTAAGCGCTTACGCGACGGTTTTCGATGAAATAAACGCGCTGGATAAACTTGAAGCATTCTGTTCGTTAAACGGCCCGCGTTTTTACGGCTTGCCGGTTAATGAAGACTGGGTTGAACTCCGCCGCGAACCAATTACCCTCCCGGAAGAAATTTCAACGGGCAGCGAAGCGTTGGTCCCTTTCCTGGCGGGACAGAGCCTCAACTGGTCCGTCCGATAG
- the dinI gene encoding DNA damage-inducible protein I, giving the protein MRVEITIAKSSPLPAGALEALTHELGRRIHQHYPDTPINIRYAAANNLSVLGGNKDDKERISELLQETWESADDWFIPE; this is encoded by the coding sequence ATGCGTGTCGAAATTACCATAGCAAAGTCGTCCCCTCTTCCCGCTGGCGCTCTTGAAGCACTGACGCACGAGTTGGGGAGACGAATTCACCAGCACTACCCAGATACCCCAATTAATATTCGTTATGCCGCTGCCAATAACCTTAGCGTGCTGGGTGGCAATAAAGATGACAAAGAGCGTATATCCGAATTGCTGCAAGAAACCTGGGAAAGCGCGGACGACTGGTTTATACCAGAATAA
- the plsX gene encoding phosphate acyltransferase PlsX — translation MTRLTLALDAMGGDFGPCVTVPAALQALASNSSLNLILVGDPAAITPLLAKVDSDLSSRLEIIPAESVIASDARPSQAIRASRGTSMRIALELIKDGRAQACVSAGNTGALMGLAKLLIKPLDGIERPALVSVLPHQQHGKTVVLDLGANVDCGSTMLVQFAVMGSVMAEEVLGLKNPRVALLNIGEEESKGLDNIRDAAAKLRNTPSINYIGYLEGNELLTGKTDVMVCDGFVGNVTLKTMEGVVRMFLSLLKSPSSGTDRRQKQSWWLRLLGRLLQKRLAKRFGHLNPDQYNGACLLGLRGTVIKSHGAANQRAFAVAIEQAMQAVQRQLPERIAARLEAVLPKSD, via the coding sequence TTGACACGCCTAACTCTGGCGTTAGATGCGATGGGCGGGGACTTCGGTCCCTGCGTAACAGTGCCTGCTGCATTGCAGGCACTGGCTTCTAATTCAAGCCTCAACCTGATATTAGTTGGCGATCCTGCTGCGATTACTCCATTACTAGCCAAAGTCGATTCTGATTTATCGTCCCGGTTGGAAATTATTCCGGCTGAATCGGTTATTGCCAGTGATGCCCGACCTTCGCAGGCCATCCGCGCGAGTCGCGGCACCTCGATGCGCATCGCGCTTGAGCTGATCAAAGACGGAAGGGCTCAGGCTTGCGTCAGCGCGGGCAACACCGGCGCGCTGATGGGGCTGGCTAAGCTCCTGATTAAACCGCTTGATGGCATTGAGCGCCCGGCATTGGTTTCCGTTTTGCCTCATCAGCAGCACGGGAAAACTGTGGTGCTGGATCTAGGGGCCAACGTCGATTGCGGCAGCACCATGCTGGTTCAATTCGCGGTGATGGGCTCGGTGATGGCTGAAGAGGTTCTTGGGCTGAAAAATCCGCGGGTGGCGTTGCTGAATATCGGTGAGGAAGAGAGCAAAGGCTTGGATAACATCCGCGATGCCGCGGCCAAATTAAGAAATACGCCTTCGATCAACTATATCGGTTATCTTGAAGGTAACGAATTGCTGACCGGGAAGACGGATGTCATGGTCTGTGACGGGTTTGTGGGTAATGTCACCTTAAAGACAATGGAAGGCGTGGTAAGGATGTTCCTTTCGTTGCTAAAGTCTCCATCTTCCGGTACGGACCGCAGGCAAAAACAGTCATGGTGGTTACGATTACTGGGACGTTTGTTACAAAAACGTTTGGCCAAACGTTTCGGCCATTTGAATCCTGACCAATATAATGGCGCGTGTCTGTTGGGACTGCGGGGAACCGTAATCAAAAGTCACGGCGCTGCGAACCAGCGAGCGTTTGCGGTTGCTATCGAACAGGCAATGCAGGCGGTACAAAGGCAACTTCCCGAACGGATTGCTGCCCGTCTAGAAGCTGTATTACCCAAGAGTGATTAA